The Streptomyces tendae DNA segment GTCCTTCGCCAGGTCCACGTCCTCGGCGGCGTAGAGCTCCTTGAGCTCCTCCTCCGACTTGAAGGTGCCGTCGTCGTTGGCGTTCTTCGACCACGGGATGTTGGCGGCCGTCGGGACGTGACCCGGGCGCTGCGACTGCTCCTGCGGCAGGTGGGCCGGGGCGAGCAGCTTGCCGGAGAACTCGTCGGGCGACCGCACGTCGACCAGGTTCTGCGTGCCGATGGCGGCCACGACGTCGTCGCGGAAGGCGCGGATGGAGGTGTCCTGCGGCTTGGCCTTGTAGTCGGTCTTCGGGCGCTCGGGCACCTCGTCGCCGGGGACCAGCTCGCGGGCGTCGAGCTCCCACTTCTTGCGGCCGCCGTCGAGGAGCTTGACGTTCTCGTGGCCGTACAACTTGAAGTACCAGTACGCGTACGAGGCGAACCAGTTGTTGTTGCCGCCGTACAGGACGACCGTGTGGTCGTTGGAGATGCCCTTGTCGGACAGGAGCTTCTCGAAGCCCTCCTGGTCGACGAAGTCACGGCGGACCGGGTCCTGCAGGTCCGTGGTCCAGTCGATCCGGATGGCGTTCTTGATGTGGTTCTTCTCGTAGGCGGACGTGTCCTCGTCCACCTCGACGATCGCGATGCTCGGGTCGTCCAGGTGCTCCTGGACCCAATCGGCGTCGACCAGGACGTCACTGCGAGCCATGCTGTTCTCCTCCGGGGCAGTTGCGGGGGGCGTGCAGGTATACGGGTGCGCACACGCCCGGGCCGGGCCGGCGCACGGATCCCCTCGACGGGGACGGGAATGCGGACGGAAAGACGCGCCCGCTCAGAAAGTGCGACAGAGCATGGCGGCGACACGGCACAGGTCCACTGCCCGCCGCTTCGTGAGATCCGCCTGTCCCCTCGACCGGAGGACGCTCGCCTGACACTGCATGGGGTCGATCGTAGGGACGGACAGGCGGCCCTGTCACCGCCGTGTCGCATTCTGAGACGAGATCGTCCGAACTTCGATACGAGAACCCGGAAAACCGCCCACCTCGACGCCCGGGCACCCGCCCGCCCGGCCGTGCCATCTGTTCGGCGGACGTCACCGTCTCGCCCACCGGACAGCGCGCTAGCCGACCAGCCGCACGTCGGTCCCCGTGACCGTGACGTCCACGCCGTCCTGCGCCGCCTGCACCTTCTCCAGACGGATGCCGCCGGGCAGTCCGTCGATCTTCTGCTCGAAGTCGGTGATGCGGCGCACCCGCGTCTCGGCGATCTCCACGCCGCCGAGCACCGGCAGCGCGTCCGCCCGTACGCGCACGGTGTTGCCGTCCACGACGGTCACCGAGCTGAGCACGGAGACCGGCTCGGGCAGCTTCTTGCCGAACACGCTGGTCTCCAGCGCGACCTTGATCTTCCCGTTCCCCCCGTCGGACAGCCCCACGACCTCGGCGGTGATGCCGGGCGCCACCTGGGTGGACTCGGACTTGGCGGTCTTGAGCAGCTCGTCGTACGCGACCGTCGCGGTACCCGTGGCGCTGTCGGCGACGGCGGAGCTGAAGTCGCCGGAGAAGTCGACGCCCTTCATGTCGGCGCGCAGGTCGGCGATGCGGATGGTGCCGTTGCCGTCGCCGGTGCCGGCCTCGTAGTCATGGATGCCGACCTGCACCTCGTCGAAGGTGCCGTCGAGCACCTGGGTGAGGAAGGGGAAGCCCTTGATGTCGACGTCGGGGGTGGACGAGAGGTTCTCCGTGGCCCGGAGGCGGTCGGCGGCCTCGCCCTCGGCGAAGTGCACCGCGACGCGGTCGACGGCGACGAAGACGGCGCCGAGTATCACGGCGATGATCAGCAGTATTCGCAGTGCGCGCATGCGGTGTCCCCCACCTGACGTAAGACGCCCCCCGACGACCGGGCGGTCGTCCCTACGCGAGAGTAGTGCGGGTCCGTGAGGCGGGCGGGGGATTGTGGATCACCTGTGACAGGGGAGGCCGCGCAGACGCTCCACGTACGGCGCCCGCCATGCCGCCGCCGTTGCGGACCGGGGGGTGTGCGGCACACCCCCCGCCCCGGCGGGCGGACGGCACCGGTGCGGGCCTCATCCGAAGACGCGGCCCAGGACGTGGACCGCGGGGCCCGCCGCGGCCAGAGGGAGGGCGATGCCGGCCGTGAAGTGGACGAAGCGGGACGGGTAGTCGTAGGCGGCCACCCGGTGGCCGATCAGCGCGCAGACCGCAGCACCGGCCCCCAACAGCGCCCCGTCCGTCTCCATCCCCCCGACCGCGAACCCGGCCCCGCCCGCCACCACCAGCGCGAGCACCACCGACGCCGCCGTCCCCACGGGCAGCGCCCGGGCGACGACCGCCGCGGCCACCGCGACCGCCCCCACGACCACCGCGTCCGCGTCGGCCGCGAGATACCCGCCCGCCGCGATCGCCAGCGCCGCCGCCACGACGGTCGCCGTCAGCCCGTACATCCGCTCGTCCGGATCGGCGTGCGACCGCAGCTGCAGCATCAGCGACAGCAGCACCCACACCCCCAGCGTCCCCAGAATCGCCGCCGGCGACCGGTCGGACAGCAGCATCGCCGCGTCCGCCGCCAGCGCCCCCAGGAACCCGAGCGCGATGCCCTGCCGCGCCGGCCACATCCCGTTGAGCCGGAACCACCCCGCCGCGGTCAGCCCCTGCAGCACCACCAGCGGCACGAGCAACGCGTACGTGCCGAGCGCGGCACCGCCGGCCAGCAACAGCCCCAGCACGGCCGTGAGCACGGCGGGCTGCATCCCGGGCTCGATGATCGGCGACCGCCCCTCCGCCCGCGCCCGCTGCGCGTCGGTGATCCGGGAGTTCCCCGCGAGGGTGGCCGGCCCGTACCCGGGCCCCGCACCTCCCGCGGTCTCCGGCGCGGGCGCGACAGGCGCACTCACCGGCGCCTGAGCCTGCGGGTGCGGATGCGGGTGCCCCTGCGGAACCGCCGGGCCCACCCCCTGGGGAGGCAGATAGGACGTCTCCTCAGCCGCGGCCACCGGCGGCACCGGCGGCTGCATCTGCGTCTCCCACGTCTGCCCCTGCCACTGCTGCGTGTACTGCTGGTCCGCGTACGGATCCTCGTACTGCTGCCCGGGCCACGCCTGCGGCTGCGCATGAGGCTGCGACTGCGGCTGCTGATACGGCACCTGCGCCTGCGGCTCCTGGGCACCGTGCCCCCAGGACCCACCGCCCGACCCGTCCGGCCCGTACGCCCCGTACGGCCCATACGGCTGGTTCGTCATCCCTCACCCTCCTGCGAACGGCGGAAGCACCTCGACCGTGCCGCCGTCGGCCAGCCGTACCGTCTCGTGCGCGCGCTTACCCACGGGATCACCGTCGACGAGGAACGAGCACCTCAGCAGCACACGCGTGAGCTCGCCGGGATGCCGCCCGCGCACGGCGTCGAGCGCGTCCGCGAGCGTGGCAGCCTCGTACGGCTCCTCGGCCACCCCCGCCGCGGCCTTGGCGGCGGCCCAGTACCGCACCGTGACCTTTGCCATCTGCTGGTTCCTCAATCGGTTGACGGTGAACACGGTCAGGCTAGCCCGCCCGGCCGGCCGCCCAGTCCCCGATGCGCCTCAACAGCGGCTCGGGCGCCGCGTTCTCGGCGTGCCCCATGCCGTGCTCGACCCACAGCTCCCCGTGCTCACCGGCGGCGTCCGCGAGCATCCGCGGGTGGTCGAGCGGGAAGTACGCGTCACTGTCCCCGTGCACGACCAGCAGCGGCGTGGGCGCGATCCGCGGCACGGCCTCCACGGGCGACAGCGGTACGGGGTCCCACTGCCGGTGGTGGATGCGGGTGCGCAGCCCGTACCGCCCGACGAGCCGCCCGGAGGGCCGCGTCACGAGCCAGTGCAGCCGCCGCATGGGCGCGGTCCCCCGGTAGAACCACCGCGCCGGCGCGCTGACCGAGACGACGGCGTCCACCTCGGCGGCGCTCCCGCCGGCGCCGCCGACCGCCGCGTGGCGCAGTACCACCGAGCCGCCCATGGAGAACCCCACGGTGACCACGCGCGTGTGCCCCAGTTCCCGCGCCCATTCCACGGCCGCCGCGAGGTCGAGCACCTCCCGGTCCCCCACGGTGGACCGCCCGCCCGAGGCCCCGTGTCCCCGGAAGGAGAACGTCAGGACGGCGCCGTACCCGGCGAGCACCCGCGCGACCCGCCGTACGTGCGGCCGGTCCACGTCCCCGGTGAAACCG contains these protein-coding regions:
- a CDS encoding putative leader peptide, which encodes MQCQASVLRSRGQADLTKRRAVDLCRVAAMLCRTF
- a CDS encoding MoaD/ThiS family protein is translated as MAKVTVRYWAAAKAAAGVAEEPYEAATLADALDAVRGRHPGELTRVLLRCSFLVDGDPVGKRAHETVRLADGGTVEVLPPFAGG
- a CDS encoding alpha/beta hydrolase, translated to MGTDPAGHVARSTIRPYSETRNVTREGGPIRTFLRTADGVAIDSVYEPGRAVYDPGAAVYERGGENAGNASGTGVDRGLVFVVAHGFTGDVDRPHVRRVARVLAGYGAVLTFSFRGHGASGGRSTVGDREVLDLAAAVEWARELGHTRVVTVGFSMGGSVVLRHAAVGGAGGSAAEVDAVVSVSAPARWFYRGTAPMRRLHWLVTRPSGRLVGRYGLRTRIHHRQWDPVPLSPVEAVPRIAPTPLLVVHGDSDAYFPLDHPRMLADAAGEHGELWVEHGMGHAENAAPEPLLRRIGDWAAGRAG
- a CDS encoding LmeA family phospholipid-binding protein, with amino-acid sequence MRALRILLIIAVILGAVFVAVDRVAVHFAEGEAADRLRATENLSSTPDVDIKGFPFLTQVLDGTFDEVQVGIHDYEAGTGDGNGTIRIADLRADMKGVDFSGDFSSAVADSATGTATVAYDELLKTAKSESTQVAPGITAEVVGLSDGGNGKIKVALETSVFGKKLPEPVSVLSSVTVVDGNTVRVRADALPVLGGVEIAETRVRRITDFEQKIDGLPGGIRLEKVQAAQDGVDVTVTGTDVRLVG
- a CDS encoding sulfurtransferase translates to MARSDVLVDADWVQEHLDDPSIAIVEVDEDTSAYEKNHIKNAIRIDWTTDLQDPVRRDFVDQEGFEKLLSDKGISNDHTVVLYGGNNNWFASYAYWYFKLYGHENVKLLDGGRKKWELDARELVPGDEVPERPKTDYKAKPQDTSIRAFRDDVVAAIGTQNLVDVRSPDEFSGKLLAPAHLPQEQSQRPGHVPTAANIPWSKNANDDGTFKSEEELKELYAAEDVDLAKDTIAYCRIGERSALTWFVLHELLGVENVKNYDGSWTEYGSLVGVPIELGSGK